The following are from one region of the Balaenoptera acutorostrata chromosome 18, mBalAcu1.1, whole genome shotgun sequence genome:
- the SAP18 gene encoding histone deacetylase complex subunit SAP18 → MLAVGVGGQGEGLAGRRRKMAVESRVTQEEIKKEPEKPIDREKTCPLLLRVFTTNNGRHHRMDEFSRGNVPSSELQIYTWMDATLKELTSLVKEVYPEARKKGTHFNFAIVFTDLKRPGYRVKEIGSTMSGRKGTDDSMTLQSQKFQIGDYLDIAITPPNRAPPPSGRMRPY, encoded by the exons ATGCTCGCTGTTGGGGTCGGAGGTCAGGGCGAGGGTCTAGCGGGCCGCAGGAGGAAGATGGCGGTCGAGTCACGCGTTACTCAGGAGGAGATTAAGAAGGAGCCCGAGAAGCCCATCGATCGGGAGAAG ACCTGCCCGCTGTTGCTGCGCGTCTTCACCACCAACAACGGCCGCCACCACCGCATGGACGAGTTCTCCCGCGGAAACGTGCCGTCCAGCGAGCTGCAGATCTACACCTG gatggATGCAACCTTGAAAGAACTGACTAGTTTAGTAAAAGAAGTCTACCCAGAAGCCAGAAAGAAGGGCACACACTTCAATTTTGCAATTGTTTTTACAGATCTTAAAAGGCCTGGCTATCG AGTAAAGGAGATCGGCAGCACCATGTCTGGGAGAAAGGGGACTGACGACTCCATGACGCTGCAGTCGCAGAAGTTCCAAATCGGAGACTATCTGGACATAGCAATCACTCCTCCAAATCGGGCACCACCTCCTTCAGGGCGCATGAGGCCATActga